CGCCCGGAGCGGACGTCGTGGAGCCGGCCACGAAGATGGTCTTCGCCTCTTCGGCGACGTTTGCCGGCGACTCCAGGGCGCTACAACTCGCCGGAACCGGCGTCCGGAGCAAGCTGATCTTCAAGGTCTACGCCTTCGGCTTCTACGTCGACGCGGAGGCCGCGCGCGGGCCGCTCGCGCGATGGGCGGGCAAGACGGCGGAGGAGCTGCG
The sequence above is drawn from the bacterium genome and encodes:
- a CDS encoding chalcone isomerase family protein — translated: MFRTIGAAAAACGVLFAAVPAAAQTPGADVVEPATKMVFASSATFAGDSRALQLAGTGVRSKLIFKVYAFGFYVDAEAARGPLARWAGKTAEELR